One window of the Anomaloglossus baeobatrachus isolate aAnoBae1 chromosome 12, aAnoBae1.hap1, whole genome shotgun sequence genome contains the following:
- the LOC142258577 gene encoding olfactory receptor 5G29-like: protein MNANNQTAVVEFFLLGFRNLYIFKFLLFSLLLLVYVVSLGGNLLIITLVLFSHLLRSPMYFFLSHLSFCDTVFTTNILPNMLQVILQEGSTLSIMGCIVQYHVFGFSATTESFLLTVMSYDRYLAICNPLRYTAIMNSRLQGLLVSSSWFLSLVITLTSLLLICRLQFCGSNVIDHFFCDVAPLLELSCSDTSIVKIEIYVCSIPIVLFPFLFIMGSYISIFLSIVRISSTSGRQKAFSTCSSHLTVVSLYYGTLFAVYVIPSSVSSLNLNKILSLLYTVVTPMFNPIIYSLRNQEIKNTIEVQVFGRHGRY, encoded by the coding sequence ATGAATGCAAACAACCAAACAGCGGTTGTCGAGTTCTTTCTCTTAGGATTTCGGAACCTCTATATTTTTAAGTTTCTCCTCTTTTCACTGCTCCTCCTAGTTTATGTTGTATCGTTGGGTGGAAACCTCCTGATCATCACTTTGGTTCTGTTCAGTCACCTTCTCCGATCTCCTATGTATTTTTTTCTCAGCCACTTGTCCTTCTGTGACACTGTGTTTACCACTAACATCTTACCGAACATGCTGCAGGTGATCCTACAAGAAGGCAGCACGTTGTCCATCATGGGCTGCATCGTCCAGTATCACGTTTTTGGTTTCTCAGCAACTACAGAGTCATTTCTTCTCACAGTCATGTCCTACGATCGATACTTGGCCATATGTAATCCATTACGATACACCGCCATAATGAATTCAAGGCTTCAAGGTCTTCTTGTGTCTTCTTCTTGGTTCCTAAGCTTAGTCATAACCTTGACTTCACTTCTCCTCATTTGTAGGCTCCAGTTCTGCGGATCTAACGTGATCGACCATTTCTTCTGTGACGTGGCTCCTCTTCTGGAACTCTCTTGCTCAGACACTTCTATTGTAAAAATCGAAATATATGTCTGCTCCATCCCCATAGTACTTTTTCCATTTCTGTTCATCATGGGAAGTTACATCTCCATCTTCTTGAGTATTGTACGGATTTCGAGCACCTCTGGAAGGCAGAAGGCTTTCTCCACCTGTAGCTCACATCTCACCGTGGTGTCCTTGTATTACGGGACACTATTTGCTGTGTATGTCATACCCTCGAGTGTTTCCTCACTGAACCTCAATAAGATCTTGTCTCTGTTGTATACTGTTGTCACCCCCATGTTCAATCCTATCATCTACAGTCTGAGAAACCAAGAGATCAAAAACACAATAGAGGTCCAAGTCTTTGGCCGACATGGCAGATATTAA